The Astatotilapia calliptera chromosome 4, fAstCal1.2, whole genome shotgun sequence genome segment caacatttttaaatgtaacacaaacaacaaacatgtaTTATACAGATCTCGAAATGAAAAAGAATTGCAAATGCTAAAAAAAGACCCCAAACACTAAACGCTGAAGGATAAAAACTTCCACTGCTGCTGAATGCATTTGCCAACTTACTGCTACccaaaagatgaaagaaaagagCAACATTAGATGAGCTCTTTTATCACTGAGATTAATTAAGCCTGAGAGTGAGGCGCTTTTTGGACACAGGGCTGATTAGGAGATAGACAATGGCATGCTGAAGGAAAAAGTCCTTCAACGTCCTCTAGTCTATACTAACCGCAAAATTAAAACTGTTACTCATGTGACTAAAAAGGACATTCATCAGTGTGACATTCAATAATGCCAATTAAGTACAACAATACTGGAAGCTTGACTACACACTTAAATACTGCTTTTCTTCACACTTGATGGATTTAAATCACTTCTATATCTCTTAATGAACTCAGAACTCTGACTTAAAACAGCAAATGTTTAAGCATGAAAGTTTCTGATCTGGATCAACAACATCATCTAATAAATTTTCTTGGTCAAAGGCCTCTCTCACTGCCTCATTTATGAAAATCCATAATGTTCTGCTGACACACCAGCACATAGGGGTGAAAACATTATGCCTTTGGCAGAGGTGCAAATGGAAAAACTGGGCTGACTGGAATTGATTACAAGTGGATACAGGTCAGTCAGTGTTCGGCATATTTAACAGCTTTCAGATCATACTTAAGAGCTTAAGAATTTACTGGACAAGTGCTTCCTTGTCAGTATTTAAAGGATTATTAAAATCTCAAACTCAGTGTAAAGACAGCTATTAgactttaatgttgtttttttactggaaTACAAACAACCAAGTAGGTATTGTTGTGCTAGGTCATACTTGCGCATGGTAGCAAGGGTATCAGTTATAGTCTTGCATCGTTTTAACAGGGCATCAAGTCTGTGTGGCTCTTCCTTCAGGAACTTGACAGCTTCCACCTCCACCCGGAGCACCACCCGCATCTTGCTCTGCAGACCTGGAAATTGATCTTTAGGGGAAAGCAACAGATTAATACAGGGAGCCAACTGTGATCACACAAAAAATATCTATTACATTTGTCCAAAATGTTTTGTGGTAGGCAACCATAACCTTTTTCAATTTAGGTAAATGGTCACTGAGTTCATTGAGACAATGAGTAATCTGAGGGTGATTAAGTGCTACAGATTGGCTGTTCATGACTACAAGTTAGTCAGTGCATTGATGAGTAACTAGGGCGTTATAAATGGTCTGCCAGCATAAAgggctgtgttttcctttttgcgCCAGTGTACAGTGAATCCACCAGAATGACTCACTTTTCAGCTCCGTGAGTGTTTCTCCCAGCTTTCTCAGAAGAGTGGCcttctcctccagctcctgcacTGTCACCAGCTTGTGGTTGACAGACGACTCCTTCTGGATCTCCTCCACCGACTTCTCCAGGTCGCTGAGATGGAACAGACAGAAGGCTGAACACCAGGGATTCCTCCACCACACTTAGATTCGACTGAATATTTATCTCAAAATCGTGATATTCATGTTTCAGCCATGCTTTTGCCAATAAACTGTCTCTCAATCAACTGGGAACTAGATCAACAGTTTGGGCAAGCTGAACTGGACGAGGTACAGATTAGTTTTCGAAAGTTTCATGCAGCAACTGAAGtaagaaacttttaaaatagCTATATAATATGATGCCTTCAAGAAAACGTAAACTACGCAAATATAAATTCGTTAAGCGCTAATGTTGAGTTGATCTAGTCTGGTCCTCAAGACATATGATGAATAAAAATTCAGTGTATAATTAATCAAAATAATTGGCTGCCACTAGCCAGGAAAAGTACCAGACATCGATTAGCAGGGATCATCTAACAGTTCAACTAATTATTCTAAAATCCAAGTGCAGAAACGAGTGACATTCAATAAGTCTTCTTCGACTCACAGAGCGATCCAGCAAATTTCCACATACAAGACTGAAGCAGGTTATCTGATTATTAAATCTCAAGGTAGCTCTTTGCTCTCATTTTGCAGTCAGTTTAATTAGTTGTTGGACAGTCGTGTAACTCAGATCTTAATAAGCATCTTGCTCTGTGCCGGGCTTAATTATAGCGACAGCTTTATCCTATCAGTGTGTCGTAAAAGAGACATGAATTTTGCTATGTCTGatataattataaaatacaagttAAAACGCATCTTAAACTACACAAATGTCAACCAGTATTCACCTACAGCACAGATTGCATTCATAGATTCTTCTATATTTGGaaaccccctttttttttaaaattatcacTGGTTTCTATCATCAAGCGTGTACTGCTCAACAACTGTTATACACTGCACTGCCAAGAAACAAATCGTGTACTGTAACTGACTGGAGTTGCTGAATGATGAGCTCCTCCTCGTTGAGATATTTGAGTCTTTCTTCCTCCACCAGGAGGCGCTGCCTCTGGAGAGGATCCTCCTGTTTCCTCAGGGCATCAGTCACACGCACGTTCAGCTCCGCCTCTGTCCGCTTCAGCAGCGTTCGCACTGAATCCTGGTTCTCTagctgcatgaaaaaaaaagccacacgtTAAAAAACATCACAGAAATACACGTACACTCAGCAAATATTTGGAAATTAGCTGTGGGAATGTTAGCCTTCTTGGTCTTTGGAGCATTGCTTGCTGGCGTTATGAAAGCTGCTATTTCATTTATCACAAAATACTATCGCATTAAGGAGGAGAACTGGAGCTGACTAAGGCTTTACAATGAAAACTTCAGTGATTTGCAACAACTGCACACCTTTTTCTACCTTGTCCTTGAGGGGTCAGGTTCTCTGGCATCTTTACTCCATGACCTTCCACATGAGAAGAACACTTAACTCTGTCCTTTAATGTATATTAATTTTCCAGTCAATATTAGTGAGTTTTAGCCTTCATGATGTAATGAACAATATGTTCTTAAAACCACTCTGAGATGCAGCCAATACTTCACTTTCTGCTGTCTGTATTTGCATTAGCATGTGCACACAATATTGTTCTAAACACAGAGGGCTGAAATACCCTGAGGAAAATGAAACAGATGCACCAAGCATGAACTCCACTTGCTTTCAGTGTTATGAAAGGAATATTCTACAGGACTATGCATGTAACACAACTCCCCAAGATGAAATCACCCAGTAAGcaagaaaaaatgaataattgaTTATTCTTTTGTTCCAGGAAGTGAAGCAAGACAACAATATCGCTAACATTTATAATTACCCAGTATTCCCTGATATACTGCCAGCAGCAGTGATGTAGATGCATGAGTCCAAAAGCAAGGAGTACAGTAacacattaaagaaaaatgtttaatgcaTCAAGAGAAATAGCATGCTCTGCTGCCTCTGTCTTGCTCAGTTGCCTGTCTCTACTTTACCCTCTTGCATAATTCATTCACATGTAAAATTAAAGCTGTTGGCCATCGGCACGGGCGGCAATATAGGCCCAGGTGCAGAGGTCACACTTGGGCACACTGACACGCAAACAGCAAACTGTTCTCTCTTCGGTGCATCACAACCATTGGTGTTTGGCTCGCCATCTCACTGTTTCGCTAGTTGAAAGCAGCCTTGCAACTGCTCTTACGGAACAAATAAAAGCACCACATGCCTATCATCTCTCACTTCCATTACTCAATTTTTCACTCCTTTTCCTGCAAGAAACTTCACTCTGAAAGTGAGAGCATTTATCTCATCTCTTTCTAATTCCTCCTGCAGTAACCATGGCACCACTTCAAGCGGAGATAAATGAAACTCAGACAGAAAGGACTTAATTTCCACATTTTGGTTAACTCTTCTTGTGGCTTTCTGTCTAATTCTGCATCTATCTCGACAGGTCTAAGGAGCGAAACGGAAAAGGATGCTCCAAACAAATGCTACTAGCACATCATTCACGCTGATCAAGATAATGCCAGTTCGCTTCAGTAAAAAATGGGTTTATCTCAACCCAGAAACAGTGTCCTGGTTTCTCTAAATAATCTACTCAGCATGCTGTCAACACTCTTCCTAAGGACTACTTCTTCAGTAGAAACTTGTTAATAACAACTGCTCACAAGACTGTGTAATATGCAGAGTCATCAGTAAAGTGTCTCAGGCGAGGcatgctgctgctgatttttttAGAGCGTACATTTGCAAAGCCATTAGCAacacatacaaatacaaataaccATTTGCATGTTATTAGGGTAGAGGTGGGGGTGTTAATAATTGTTCACCTTTTACAATTTGTTTTGATGAGTTATACCACTGTCACAGTgaatttacatttcaaaatatcGCATTAATATCAGatgtctgtttctttttatccttattacatatttatatgcatttgtttttctgctgtgcaataacaacaatataactaacaaaaaagatgaaagaaaacattatttTCCTCCATAGGGAGGAGGACTAGATGTGTCCAGATAAATTTTATGTAGTTCTTACATAGTGGGATTCATTACACAACCACAGAGAGCTCGgttcacaaacacagagtgcCATTGGCAGCTACGATAATCATTTAGATGAGACAGGAAACATTAAATATAAACTCGAATATCAAAGGTATATTTAGGAAAACAAACGGTGTTCGTAGAGCTAGACAATAACCAGTTTTCTAATCTGAAAGGACAAaccaattaaaaacatttaatcgTGGATATTAAATACCTGGATCTTGCGTAGCTGGTTGAGCTGTTTGCGCAGGTCGCTGGCGTTTTGCTGCAGACcgtgaagatggagctgcatcTGCAAGCGACCAACGCTGTTCACCTGGATTGAGTTAGAAGGTGGCGGCGGCATCAGAGCTAGAGGTGCCGACGGTGTATTTGCTGCCAATCACAGAGCAGGAAACGGGGGTCACCGGGAGGTCGTTGGGAAACAAAGCGGTTAGTTTGTTGGGTTATGCTCCGGTGAGAGTTGCAGCCAGCCAGCATCACACagtaaaacaataacacaaatacacacttgCCATAAAGGCCAAAAAAATTACATATACAGAAACTCtgggcgcacacacacagaggatatAGTGTGTGAATACAAAAAAGTCCCATATTCACAAAACTCTAATTGCCCAGTGGGAGAAATATGAGCTCATGCTATTAGTAACCCATAGAGAAGTGCAATTAGTCTATTCAGCAGTGACACACAGGGATAACCATGCTCTTATCTGAACATAGGCCTTTGTGAGTATGGTCATTGACCCACCATATATTCTACCACATATTCACACACCCTCACAAAAGAGTTTTCCACTGTGTGCCAGAACAAACCTCTGAAATTCGCAAAGGAATAACCAagcagaaatttaaaaagtagaGACAGACAGAACGAGGGGAGTCTGCGTTCTGGGAAACCAACCAGGAGATAAATAGGAGAATATACACTGCCAGCTACCCAGCAACACCACACACCCATACAGAGGTCAGGGAGCAATGAGAAATGTCTGGAAGGAGTAAAAGGGTGATAGAGTAGGAGATGGAAACTACCTTTCTTCTTCTGTCGTCCGGCTGGAATATAGAAAGAGTGAGCCAGTTACCAAGAAATTAATGAGtagcagagagacaaagagggagaggaaaGTTTAGATTTACAGAATGGTGATCCCGGAGAACATTTTATTGACTATAGCAGAGACAATGGCTGTGATGATGGCATAAGTCTTATGGCAGTGATCCAATGCATGAGGAAGCTTCAAAGACAACAGGGTTATAAAATTATGGAGAGACAGGAATGACTGTACAGTATCAAAGGGATGCATCCAGTGTACCTATCGGGGTACAAAAGCTGAAAAGCTCCTGTCAGTATTTAACAAATTCtatgattaaatatttatttcttatatagAATATCTGATATTTTGAAAAATACCTTTGAACACAAAATTGAATTTACATGCCGCCAGCAGAGACAGTCACAAGTGAAGGAATAAACCTTCCAAAGACTTCAAAGCTGTCTTATTTCCTCTTTCTGGAGGTTATGTTTACAATTTGGCAtctcagtttatttaacacatttcaCGAGCTGTCACCAGGTATATTTTTCAATCTCTGACAGATCCGTCTAGCATTTCGCCTCTGCTTTCCTGTATTTGTACTTAGCAATGCAAAAAAAACTTTGCGGTACAATCTCAAAAGAACCAAAGAGTAATTTTCTCATCTGACCGAGCTTTAACAATTCTATTAACCCGATTTGATGCTTGATTTGATGCTTAATTTTGATTATCAAATGATATattagacattttaaattaaactcttCCACTTAAGAAGCGACAGAAAAGCAAAGAcagtcaaagagaaaaagaaaaaagaactatGAAGGAGGTGGAAATGTAATGTCTCAGAGAGTGTCCAAAGAGACTTTAACACTGAACTCACTTGGTTCAATTAAAATGAACACTGGCAAGTTTTCCTGCGTAATGCAGTTAGTTTTGGATAGCTAGAAGAAAAACTGTCCATGAGAATTATTATGACTTCATAAGCTAAATCTGCTGTTAGATTTGCAATGCTTATAATAAAAAATGCACAGCCAGTGTAGGATCGCTATTTACGATACATGGAAGTATTACCATATAACCTATCATACCACTGATTTATTTAAAGATATTTCATCTGACTCAGTGTATTATGCACTATATTTGGCCCATTAACATGTCAATATACATTCCCACTagagcaaaaatgaaataaaattctttgaattctgtttgGGACAGGACACTATTACTGTTTATGTAGATAAACATGTTTAAGTTCCAGGGTCAGACTGTATAACTACATATTCACATGCAGTTTGATAGCTAACACATTGTTTGAACAATGCTGGAGTAGAACTAAAAGTTCCAAACAAACAATTACCAATGCTACATTTCTTAACTTAACCTCTTATCCGCCCTCTTGTAAGAAAGTTACCAAGTTGGCAAATATTAGTCTTAAACCAGGAAGTCACCTCCATTGCTAGTTTGTGTACATTCGGGTGCGTGCACAGGGAGCAGGGAAATCGAGCCATAAAAGTATTCTAAACAGCACAGGAAAGGAAGTGTTAGTAACGGTTGGGTTCACAGGTAACAATTACGCTGCTTTACTCACTTCCAGTGGCGGAGCCATCACTGTTGGTTTCGGTCTTCTCGCTGGAAGAGAAAGGTAATGGCCGTGAAAACTCCGTCCCTTGGTCTGGAGGGCAGCCCGCCATCATGCAGAGACGCAGCAGGCCACATCTGAGGATCAACGGCCACAGGGCAAGGCAATTACAGTGCTAACACTAGAAGCACCAGTGCTGGATACTATCAGACTGATTACATTAACAAGTTGTCACCTTTTTAATGAAGTCTACTGCATATGTGAGAGTAAAGTGCCCTGATAACAATGGTCAGTGTAAGGAATCAAAATCTACTGAAAGACTCTAGGAGATGTCTGTATTTATCAGTGCACTGATCAGCATTGTGCCCTGTGGCTAATGTTTAGTGCTCTGAATTTGTGCTGTGCTCACACAAGGTAATGCACCACTTCACAGCTATGGAGCTTCTAATGGCTCTCATAATAGATACTAATCCTGTCGATCATCCTGTTTTTGTGTCCAAACTAATGCTGTATCTGTGACTTTCAGAGGGTTAATGGGCTGTAATGGAGAGTCTTACGTGCTGTCACTGTCTGGTGCTCTGGTCAGCACACTCTGGACGAGGCCAGTCAGACTGGCTATCTGCTTCTCCATGGCCTCCATACGCTCCAGGCGATGATCCCTGCgaaaataacaaacagcacATCTGTGAAACAAAACCCTGAACTCAACACAAACGAAGAGCTGAAAAAACACTTGGAATTCtttgcaaacagaaaaatatttgttCTTAGGGGTGtgaaatatgcaaatttgaatagaAGATTGTTAAACATGAATTAATAATATCTGTAAAATTTTATCAGGCAGAGAAAATATGTAACTttgagggttttgtttttgtttgtttgcttttttcccctgatGCACACTGCATCAGAAGATACaataaaatacatgaataaaaacaggaaaacattcaCACTGATTCTTACTGACCTGCTACTGTCAGAATCTTGCCCAGATAACGAAGACCCAAAACCAGATGTGGTGCGGCTGCCCTCTCCAGGTCCAGCTGTTATACACAGAGGATCAGAACTGGAGCTGGGCCTGGATTTCGGGCTCTccacaaacacagaagaagaggcAGAGTCCTTGCGGAAACTCTGTCTGACAGGTGAGGCTCTGGGTGTGCTGGAATAAGAGTCCCTGTCCCTCAGCTGCATGTCAGGGATTTTCTGTGGGGATGACGGTGGCATGCGAAATCCCATGCCCAGAGTGGCAGAAGAGTATGTGTCTGAGTATAGTGAACCTCCAGGCTTGTAGAGCGAGTCTTCCAGGTCTCCCTGGAGAGCAGCAGCTGAGTAGGTGCTGAGGGAGCGCACAGAGCCACGTCGGTACAGGCCAGCGGAAACAGGGAAGCTAAAGGGGTCTCCGATCGCAGCTAATGACTGGGTGGAAGCGATGCTGAGGCGGCCTTCGTGCATCAAGCTGTAGGGATCGGCATATAGCCCCTCATTTTTCATCAGTGCCATGTTTTTAGCAGAAACCTCTTCATCAGGCTTGACATCACGGCGCTCCAGGATGGCACTAGGTGAAGGGGAAAGACCTGCGTTGGCACCATGGCCGGCTGAGGGATGGTGTGGGTGTCGGGGCTGATCATGTTGGGGATGGGATCCACCGAAGGATGGAGCACGGCCCCCGCTGTAGGAGAGGCGTGAGCGAGAAGGAGACCCAGAGGATGCTGAGGCGGTGGAGGAAGGAAGGGTATTTAGGCGGCGAGTTGGGGAGGAGTCGCGGGAAGAGTAGACCATTTCCCTCTGAAATGAACAAAGAGGGATGAGAGTTACCATGGAGACCAACAGATGAGTGTGCTGTGATTCCCATGCTTATAATGACTATGGCTATGACTTGGATCTGGCTGACACCAGACAAGGTGTCAGGATCTGCAGATGCCAAAATATGATGATAAATTTGTTAAACAACGAGACAAATTATTGGTCCAATGGAAGAGATCAGAGATGCTGCCTGTGATTTTGTTTATTAGACTAAtgataaaaggaataaaattgATTGTGTCTATTCTAAATGGAAAGAATCTGCGAGGCAAAACAAGACCATGTAGTCTTAAATCTGTATCTTTATCTACAGCAGGATGATAACATGATGCAAAAGCTCATTCAACCTGAAAAGCTCTGAACGTTTCTTCACTGAGCTCTTCTTCCCTGCATTTTGTCTAGTATATTATTGTTAAACATGCCCCAGTGCTATCTTTAACTTCACCTCTGGCTGTGTTCCCCTGCTGCTAATTTACTCCTGTTGTGATTTTTCTAATTTCTGAACCTTTTAACTGTCAAATAGTCTGCTTTTCCTAGTCGCATATCTACTTTTCTAACTTAAGTCAttcctgttttcattcattctcaGCATCATAGCAAACAGTTTATTGCAGAGAatatattagacaaagacagAGTAATCTGTGATGTTTAGCCTTTGTAACCAGGgataaatttatttatatacactgAAAAACCATGGCATTAAAACTAAGCCAAACCCTGTATTCCCTGACCAGTTGACAAGTGGTTTCTgattttcagtggaagaaactGGATGTACCAAGAATCGCAAACACTAACTAACCACTGAGAGGTactgaaactttaaaaagtgCAGTAAAAACTACCTCCAGCCTGCAAGATTGGGGCTTTAGCAATAGATTTCACAGTGACTGTGAACAACCACTGGCAACCACTAAGGAATACTTATTTTTCCTAATCAACTGTTGCCAACTGGTTGCCAGGTGGTCACCAGCTGGTCTTTAGGCCTATGTGGATActtgttgatgtttttgtggTGTACACATACTCGTTGGCCACCCCTTCCCCTCTTTTTCCATGTCAACTTCTTGTATAAAATGTTTACGTAAACAAGCACAGTACATGCACTGAAATCATTTTTCATTCTCTGTTTGCATGGTTAACAAGAGTTGTATTCTTAGTATTTTGTGAATAATGCAGATTGTAAGCAGAgttttgtataaaaaaaaaactaaaaaaagatcTCCCTCAGGCTCCCTTGATCTTTACTGAAGCAGAAATAGCTTTGAATGTTAAAATATGCTCATTTCACACAGGAACATTGTTCTCTGGTGTCTGCACAGCAACAGATGGCCTACTTGAagataagaaaatacatttccagGAGGAATACCTGTTAAATTACTAACCTGAATATACTGTAATAGCCTGTAATAGTCAAAGTAAccactaaaataataaaaataataaaacaaggcACTATTACCTTACCAAAAAGGCACCCAATTATAGTTTTCATTGACAGTTCAGTTGTCAAACTTGCCAGAGATCAGACAAGAATTTTGTTCTGTGAAATAGCAGAAAACAGGCTGGCCTTTTCACCTCCCAGTTCCATTCTGCTTACCCTCAAGTCCCCGTTGGCCAGGTGTGCGGCAGCGGGATAAGAAGCATAGATGGGTTCTTTGCGGTAAATCTTGATGATGCTGCGATCCTGAATGTCTCTGACATCCTCCAGCTCGTAGAAGACATTACGGGCCTCGTCCTTGATCAGGATGGCTGTGTTGGGTGACTTCAGCATACCTGCTGTCAACTTCTGAGGGAACATGTGCACGATGAGAGCATGCAGCGTATCCAGGCTGGTGAGCTCATGGGTGATGTGCACCCGACGCGTCTCATCTCCATATTGCAGAAACAGCACGCCTAATAGAAAGCGATGAAGGAGAAGGTGGCTGAGTCAGAAGATGCTGGCTTTAGTGGATGGAGAGAACTAGCAGAGACATTTTGTTGGCTGCAGCTGAAATGATACAAATGTTCTGACTCTTGAGATACGAAATCTAGATAACTTTTCTCATCAGATGTCAACATGATTAATGGCTAAATGAGTACCAAACCCACTCTTATTTTCTTAATGTTAGATTAGGATTGTGAGAGCTAGTTGAGAATTCACAGATAATGCACAAAGATGCATGCACAGGCTGAATTTTTTGCaaggttttctttttgagtATTAGTTGCCCCACCTATGAATAATTAAACTCCAAAACATCCCAACTTCATAAAAAGCTTTCAGCAGATTCTGCAACGatcatataaataaagatgtgttTGACGCCTGACTAACCTGAAAATTCATCTTCATACACCATGGGACAAACAAAAAGTCATACACCATgggacaaacaaaaaagaacaaacaaagcaaagaaagaccaagAGTTAAAAGTCAGGCAAAATTAAGTGTCAGTTAATACTGCAGACAAGTTgggaagagaagaaaacaaagacagtaGTTAGTGTAGAGACAGGGGAGACAGGCAAGCCTGGTGTGCCACTTTTGCTTGAACTTCTTATTCAGGAATGCCCTAATCAGGTATAGCTCTTTAATTTTACACCCACTTCTTTTACCTGCGCAAGGTAACTCCACACCTTGCTCTTCATGAATCTGCACCACCTTCACATTAATCCTCTCTACACTCCCAAGGCCCTTTTAATATAAAACTGTCCTCGAATGTTCTGCTTGCACACAAGGATATACTTAATCCAGTACAGTATGAACTCTGTTACAGTTAAATGAAATGTCACTAAAATACCTAtcctaagaaaaaaatatctatgtttttttgttgcattctAAAAACTACAAGACATTTTTGAGCTCACAGGGAGCGTACTGCATcgacactgaaaaacaaagtcatACTTTATCAGGTTTGAGTGTTCTGTACATTTTTATAGCAGGTCAATTAGACTAAAGACTGTAAATTCggtgtgaataaaacacaattccttCAATTCCTTGTAAGCACAGTGGTTCCCTTCACCAGCTACATGAGGTAAAGAGAAAGCTGCCTTGAGTCCAGCTGGTATGCAGTGATTTTAACCTGGAGATCGTAGCTTATTCTGGCTGGCTGAGCGGGACAGCGGCAGACTCTGGCGAAATCGGTTCATCCGGTTAAACCCAATGGGGATGTCGGCTTCTGACATAGTCTCCAAGGATTCAGCGGAGGCAAAAGAGAGCTTGGCAGCCTGGTCGGCAAGACCAGACTGGGTAGACTGGGAGTGGCGTGGACTGCGGCTCTACAGAGAGAAAAGGGACAGATTAATTCACTGTGAAGTGAAACTGAAGTGGAAAGAATGGATTGGACGGGGCTAGTGGTGTAAGAACAACTCGAAAACAGAAAGCAGGCACACAGTGAGACACCACACAATGAAACACCTAACAAGATTATTGAAGCCCTGACAATGGTTAAGCTAGCAGCCATTTACAAAGAATTACTGGCGTCACAGTCTCTGACATTAGTTGAATGGTGCAGCAACAAAACATTATATAGCTGTACTCAGTTGGCACAGAATGCCAGGACATCAGCCTTTATGAATCACTTGTAAGGAGACGTATTAAGCAGAAACTCAGAAAAAGTTAGTGAGACTTTGCACACCTCCCACACGCTCTCATACAAACTTGTCCGTTTGCAGCTACGAACTTTAAATGAATGCTTGTGGGATGGGAGGAGAAGCTCATGCAAATCCCAGGCTGTCACTGTGGGTTTATCCTGCTGGCCTATGCCCAGGCGTCTCTCACTGAAAGACTGTTAGCGCAGCTGGGGCTGAGCTCACTGAACTGTCTCTCTGATCCCCCACCACTGCAGAGTCTCCTCCAGCTCAGAGGCTGCTGTAATGAGCTCCCAGAATGCTGTCTGCTCATTGTTTGGACGGCAAAAGCAAATGCATCTTTGGCCACAGCACAGGAGCCATTCCTGTCTCATCCTCCTTGAACCACGAGCACAACAGTCGTTCTGCTCGCTTAGAACAGTCCTTTCTAAGAATTTCCCTGTCTTCCTTTCGCTGCCTAAGTCAAGCAGCAGCATGGATCTACTGCTCCTTCCATTAATGTGGTATTTAATTAATGGGATACTGACAGAAGCAATATGGAGGGCCATATCTGCGCTCATTAAGTCTCAGCAGTGGATTGTTTGAATTCATTCATAAACACACAGCACTGCACAGAATACACAACCACTGTACATCCATTTATGGTTTTGTTAATTGGGTAATAAGCCAGGAAAGCATGCTGAACAAGAAATGAAAGATGCAAACAGAGA includes the following:
- the srcin1a gene encoding SRC kinase signaling inhibitor 1 isoform X8, which encodes MDRGCLLADQGEGMFGEDYQVFTPDGRAVGQVLVLGPMDAVGGDPERVGGHMISRDDLEYPREYRTLGNNARRFSNVGLVHTSEHRHTVSAAQSLEALTNLHKADMERKRDAFMDHLKSKYQQQQQQQQQLQHPHHSPHHNPPSPSPSHASMRGTSERSAREQQQPNYWSFKSRSPRHSQSTQSGLADQAAKLSFASAESLETMSEADIPIGFNRMNRFRQSLPLSRSASQNKLRSPDEFSGVLFLQYGDETRRVHITHELTSLDTLHALIVHMFPQKLTAGMLKSPNTAILIKDEARNVFYELEDVRDIQDRSIIKIYRKEPIYASYPAAAHLANGDLRREMVYSSRDSSPTRRLNTLPSSTASASSGSPSRSRLSYSGGRAPSFGGSHPQHDQPRHPHHPSAGHGANAGLSPSPSAILERRDVKPDEEVSAKNMALMKNEGLYADPYSLMHEGRLSIASTQSLAAIGDPFSFPVSAGLYRRGSVRSLSTYSAAALQGDLEDSLYKPGGSLYSDTYSSATLGMGFRMPPSSPQKIPDMQLRDRDSYSSTPRASPVRQSFRKDSASSSVFVESPKSRPSSSSDPLCITAGPGEGSRTTSGFGSSLSGQDSDSSRDHRLERMEAMEKQIASLTGLVQSVLTRAPDSDSTCGLLRLCMMAGCPPDQGTEFSRPLPFSSSEKTETNSDGSATGTGRQKKKANTPSAPLALMPPPPSNSIQVNSVGRLQMQLHLHGLQQNASDLRKQLNQLRKIQLENQDSVRTLLKRTEAELNVRVTDALRKQEDPLQRQRLLVEEERLKYLNEEELIIQQLHDLEKSVEEIQKESSVNHKLVTVQELEEKATLLRKLGETLTELKNQFPGLQSKMRVVLRVEVEAVKFLKEEPHRLDALLKRCKTITDTLATMRKQANEGVWKKQEDFTSSSSKHNEDLRKFADFEIPTINDLGGGNSLSNWSPHTSLSRGHGNPSGLHKDNHPPVPHKGKALEELERRAAADKALSMEVRLAAERDWEEKRASLTQYSAQDINRLLEETQAELMKAIPDLDFAAKQIKPSSNTPSTQTPQSGAATPDHRANKPQHKLSGKEGGSRRGSDELTVPRYRTEKPSKSPPPPPPRRSFPSSPGVTTRSGEPLIPGKSIKKAESEETEGQKPHIKLRRTVSENPRPSSTPPTLASEDKEEGEGEKIAAELEGGTISGSGKFLHSSAASKLKHLQQNSTEKTKSGKREDFMKVQGQQQQ